One genomic window of Salvia miltiorrhiza cultivar Shanhuang (shh) unplaced genomic scaffold, IMPLAD_Smil_shh original_scaffold_381, whole genome shotgun sequence includes the following:
- the LOC131004324 gene encoding protein LOW PHOTOSYNTHETIC EFFICIENCY 1, chloroplastic-like, which yields MALFEWLKRKSEESGGLVRPNLFIYNSLLGAMKETRKFDFVEDVMNDMAAKWVHPSVVTYNTLMGIYTEQGRESKALQIFEEMPSKGISPSPASFSIVLFAYRRLEDGFGSLAFFVEIRDKYKGGEIGRGDDGEDWDWDHEFSKLESFTIRICYQVMRRWLVMRENRSSEVFRLLRKMDEAGLQHGRAEHERLIWACTREEHCVVAKELYTRIREVDNEMSLSVCNHLIWLLGKAKKWWAALEIYEDMLDKGPKPNNMSYELIISHFNILLSAARKKGIWRWGVRLLNKMEEKGLKPGSREWNSVLVACSKASETSAAIEIFKRMVEQGEKPTIISYGALLSALEKGKLYEQALQVWEHMIRVGFEPNLHAYTIMASIYAGQGKFDLLDSIIKEMVAAGVDPTVITFNAIISSCGRNNHGGVGYEWFERMKLHNITPNEVTYEMLIEALARDGKPRLAYELHLRARNEGLELSAKAYDAVVQSAQLHGATLEVAALGSRPPERKKKVQIRKNLSEFCKLADVPRRSKPFVRKEIYTSKGE from the coding sequence ATGGCTCTCTTTGAGTGGCTTAAGAGGAAGAGTGAAGAGAGTGGTGGTTTGGTCCGGCCGAACCTTTTCATATACAACAGCCTTTTGGGAGCGATGAAGGAAACTAGGAAGTTCGATTTTGTTGAGGATGTTATGAATGATATGGCCGCTAAATGGGTGCATCCGAGTGTTGTGACGTACAACACTTTGATGGGGATCTACACAGAACAAGGGAGGGAAAGTAAGGCCCTCCAAATTTTTGAAGAGATGCCAAGTAAAGGTATATCACCATCACCTGCATCCTTTTCAATTGTGTTGTTTGCTTATCGTAGGCTAGAAGATGGATTTGGATCTCTAGCATTTTTCGTTGAAATACGAGATAAATACAAAGGAGGTGAAATTGGGAGAGGTGATGATGGTGAGGATTGGGATTGGGATCATGAGTTCTCTAAGCTAGAAAGCTTCACCATTCGTATATGCTACCAAGTTATGCGACGTTGGCTTGTGATGAGGGAGAACCGGAGCAGCGAGGTGTTTAGGCTGCTGAGAAAGATGGATGAGGCCGGCTTGCAGCATGGCCGTGCAGAGCACGAGCGCCTCATATGGGCGTGCACACGAGAGGAGCATTGTGTCGTGGCTAAGGAGCTCTATACTCGGATAAGAGAAGTGGACAACGAGATGAGCTTGTCTGTTTGCAACCATCTCATTTGGCTATTGGGGAAGGCCAAGAAGTGGTGGGCGGCTCTAGAGATCTACGAGGATATGTTAGACAAAGGGCCTAAACCGAATAACATGTCGTACGAGTTGATCATCTCTCATTTTAACATATTGCTCTCTGCAGCTAGGAAGAAGGGGATTTGGAGATGGGGTGTGAGGTTGCTAAATAAAATGGAGGAGAAAGGGCTTAAACCGGGCAGTAGAGAGTGGAACTCGGTTCTTGTTGCTTGCTCGAAAGCTTCAGAGACCTCGGCTGCCATTGAGATATTCAAGAGGATGGTTGAGCAAGGCGAGAAGCCCACAATCATCTCGTATGGGGCTCTCCTCAGCGCGCTCGAGAAAGGGAAGCTCTACGAGCAGGCCCTTCAGGTGTGGGAGCACATGATCAGAGTCGGGTTCGAGCCAAATTTGCACGCCTACACGATCATGGCTTCGATCTATGCCGGCCAAGGGAAGTTTGATCTCTTGGACTCCATCATCAAGGAGATGGTTGCTGCTGGTGTTGATCCCACGGTCATCACGTTCAACGCGATCATAAGCTCGTGTGGTCGGAACAATCATGGGGGCGTGGGGTACGAGTGGTTCGAGCGAATGAAGCTTCACAACATCACCCCCAACGAGGTCACCTACGAGATGCTGATCGAGGCTCTTGCTAGAGATGGGAAGCCTAGGCTGGCTTATGAGCTGCACCTGAGGGCTCGGAACGAGGGCCTCGAGCTCTCAGCCAAGGCCTACGACGCTGTCGTGCAGTCCGCACAGTTGCATGGGGCGACACTCGAGGTTGCTGCTCTCGGGTCTCGGCCGCcagagaggaagaagaaggtgCAGATCAGGAAGAATTTGTCAGAGTTCTGTAAACTAGCTGATGTTCCTAGAAGAAGTAAACCTTTTGTTAGGAAAGAAATTTATACATCAAAGGGTGAATAA